From Brevibacillus marinus, a single genomic window includes:
- the safA gene encoding SafA/ExsA family spore coat assembly protein, protein MARRVILLLLSLCVAGAICAQDTAYAADSDVYIVQPGDSLWKISRKYQVGLWEVIQANPQIKNPNLIYPGDRVTVPLLTAEKQWEAQVVKLVNQERAKHGLRPLTANWELARVARIKSQDMRDRRYFSHQSPTYGSPFEMIRAFGISFVAAGENIAAGQTSPQAVMNSWMNSPGHRQNILNATFTEIGVGYAKGGAYGHYWTQMFIRR, encoded by the coding sequence GTGGCGAGACGAGTGATCTTGTTGCTCTTGAGTCTCTGTGTGGCAGGCGCGATCTGTGCCCAGGACACCGCGTATGCTGCCGATTCCGACGTATATATTGTGCAGCCGGGCGATTCGCTTTGGAAGATATCGCGCAAATACCAAGTGGGTTTGTGGGAAGTGATCCAGGCCAATCCGCAGATCAAAAACCCGAATCTGATTTATCCCGGTGACCGCGTGACCGTGCCGCTGCTGACGGCGGAGAAACAGTGGGAAGCCCAAGTGGTGAAGCTGGTGAACCAGGAACGGGCCAAACACGGCTTGCGTCCGCTCACAGCCAACTGGGAATTGGCGCGGGTGGCCCGCATCAAATCGCAGGACATGCGGGATCGCCGCTACTTTTCCCATCAATCCCCCACCTACGGCTCTCCGTTTGAGATGATTCGCGCGTTCGGGATTTCCTTTGTGGCTGCGGGCGAGAATATTGCCGCGGGGCAAACCAGCCCGCAAGCCGTGATGAACAGCTGGATGAACAGTCCGGGGCATCGGCAAAACATCTTGAACGCCACTTTTACCGAAATCGGCGTCGGCTACGCCAAAGGTGGAGCGTACGGCCACTACTGGACGCAGATGTTTATCCGCCGCTAA
- a CDS encoding undecaprenyl-diphosphate phosphatase, producing MVEYVYSILLGIVQGLTEFLPISSTGHLVLFGKLFGLREAGLLFDTLLHFGTLLAVVVAFWDQVRYIITHPTSRLAKLLVVGTIPTAVIGLTFHDFFAEISRTGQTIGFEFLATGLILWAVESIKKGERSFAQINYVDALIIGTLQGAAILPAISRSGLTIAGSLLRGIDRADAARFSFLLSLPAILGATVLQAKDLLEGTNMEISLAPMLVGALFAALSGYFAIRWMLKIITTYSLKHFALYVWALGIVIIILQIFGKW from the coding sequence ATGGTAGAGTACGTTTATTCCATTTTGCTGGGAATTGTCCAAGGTTTGACCGAGTTTTTGCCCATCTCCAGCACCGGCCACCTCGTCTTGTTCGGCAAACTTTTTGGACTGCGCGAAGCGGGTCTCTTGTTTGATACGCTGCTGCACTTCGGAACACTGCTGGCTGTGGTGGTCGCATTCTGGGACCAAGTGCGCTACATCATCACCCATCCCACCAGCCGCCTGGCCAAACTGCTGGTGGTCGGCACCATTCCCACAGCCGTAATCGGGCTCACCTTCCACGATTTCTTTGCGGAAATCTCGCGAACCGGCCAGACGATCGGCTTTGAGTTTTTGGCGACCGGGTTGATCCTGTGGGCGGTGGAATCGATCAAAAAAGGGGAGCGCTCGTTTGCCCAGATCAACTACGTAGACGCGCTGATTATCGGCACGCTGCAAGGTGCGGCGATTCTGCCCGCGATTTCCCGCTCCGGCCTCACCATCGCCGGTTCGCTTCTGCGGGGCATCGATCGGGCCGACGCGGCTCGCTTTTCCTTTCTCCTCTCGCTGCCGGCGATTTTGGGGGCAACTGTGCTGCAGGCGAAGGACCTGCTGGAAGGTACAAACATGGAGATCTCACTCGCTCCGATGCTCGTGGGCGCGCTTTTCGCCGCTCTCTCCGGCTACTTCGCCATCCGCTGGATGCTGAAAATCATCACCACCTATTCGCTGAAGCATTTTGCGCTCTATGTCTGGGCGCTGGGGATCGTGATCATCATCCTGCAAATCTTTGGCAAATGGTAA
- the ribD gene encoding bifunctional diaminohydroxyphosphoribosylaminopyrimidine deaminase/5-amino-6-(5-phosphoribosylamino)uracil reductase RibD, giving the protein MRDVDYMSVALQLAQGTVGQTSPNPVVGAVVVKEGAIVGLGAHLRAGEAHAEVHALTMAGEKAQGAVLYVTLEPCCHTGRTPPCVEAIINAGVSRVVVATCDPNPKVAGKGVKRLQEAGIDVTVGVLEEKARRLNEVFFHYISTGRPFVTVKTASTLDGKTATRTGSSRWVSGEEARREVHLLRHQYDAILVGVGTVIADDPELTARLPNGQARQPIRIILDSTLRLPPTAKVVTDGRAPTWIYTTNRASLAKRQQLERMGIEVIHAGENGKVDVLRVLESLGQRGVSSLLVEGGAAINGSFLAARAINKIISYLSLKLVGGADAPTAFGGMGVSAMEEAVPLDEIEIERISEQDLRIVGYPRFASRGEE; this is encoded by the coding sequence GTGCGTGATGTCGACTATATGTCGGTAGCGCTGCAACTCGCTCAGGGGACGGTAGGGCAGACCAGCCCTAATCCGGTGGTTGGCGCAGTAGTGGTGAAGGAAGGCGCGATTGTCGGCCTGGGCGCGCATTTGCGGGCTGGCGAGGCCCATGCCGAGGTGCACGCGTTGACGATGGCCGGGGAGAAAGCGCAAGGTGCTGTTCTGTACGTCACATTGGAGCCCTGCTGCCATACAGGGCGTACTCCCCCCTGCGTAGAGGCGATCATCAACGCCGGGGTATCCAGGGTTGTTGTGGCAACCTGTGACCCAAATCCGAAGGTCGCGGGAAAAGGCGTCAAGCGATTGCAGGAAGCGGGAATCGACGTCACGGTTGGCGTGCTGGAGGAGAAGGCGCGCAGGCTGAATGAAGTATTTTTTCACTACATCAGTACAGGGCGTCCGTTCGTCACCGTCAAAACAGCCAGTACGCTGGACGGAAAAACCGCAACGAGGACAGGCAGCAGCCGCTGGGTGTCAGGAGAAGAAGCCCGCAGGGAAGTGCATCTGCTCAGACACCAATATGACGCTATTTTGGTTGGTGTAGGAACGGTTATTGCCGATGACCCGGAGTTAACGGCGCGGCTGCCGAACGGACAAGCCCGCCAGCCGATCCGCATCATTTTGGATTCCACGCTGCGCCTCCCGCCCACGGCCAAAGTCGTCACGGATGGCCGGGCGCCCACCTGGATTTACACGACGAACCGCGCATCACTCGCCAAACGGCAGCAACTGGAAAGGATGGGCATTGAAGTGATACACGCGGGCGAAAACGGCAAGGTGGACGTGCTGCGCGTGCTGGAATCGTTGGGCCAACGAGGAGTCAGTTCGCTGCTGGTGGAAGGGGGAGCGGCGATCAACGGTTCGTTTTTGGCGGCACGGGCGATTAACAAAATCATCAGTTACCTCTCCCTCAAGCTGGTGGGGGGTGCCGATGCGCCAACAGCTTTCGGCGGAATGGGCGTGTCGGCGATGGAGGAAGCGGTGCCGCTCGACGAGATCGAGATTGAGCGGATCAGCGAACAGGATTTGCGCATCGTCGGTTATCCCCGCTTTGCTTCGAGGGGGGAAGAATAG
- the ribE gene encoding riboflavin synthase — protein MFTGIIEELGRIARIDVGSQSGKLFIEARAVLQDVRLGDSIAVNGVCLTVTSFTESGFTADVMPETLKNTNLGSLKQGDVVNLERAMAMGDRFGGHLVSGHVDGTGLIVSREPYANAVLFRISAAADLLRYMVPRGSVAVDGISLTITDVRRDSFSLSIIPHTLTHTNLQRKRVGDTVNLECDLIAKYVDRLLAWRRGEEAEADGSRINQDFLRQHGFA, from the coding sequence GTGTTTACCGGAATTATCGAAGAATTGGGGCGGATTGCCCGGATTGACGTCGGCAGCCAATCCGGCAAGCTGTTTATTGAAGCGCGGGCTGTCCTGCAGGATGTGCGCTTGGGCGACAGCATTGCCGTAAACGGCGTATGCCTAACCGTTACTTCGTTCACGGAGTCCGGATTTACCGCTGATGTGATGCCGGAAACGCTGAAAAATACCAACTTGGGATCGCTGAAACAGGGGGATGTGGTGAATCTGGAGCGCGCGATGGCGATGGGAGATCGCTTTGGCGGACATCTCGTCTCCGGCCATGTCGACGGTACGGGCTTGATTGTCTCGCGTGAGCCGTATGCCAATGCCGTTTTGTTTCGGATATCGGCTGCGGCAGATCTGCTCCGCTATATGGTACCGCGCGGTTCGGTCGCCGTGGACGGCATCAGCTTGACGATTACGGATGTGCGGCGGGATTCCTTCTCTCTGTCGATTATTCCGCACACCCTGACCCACACCAATCTGCAGAGGAAGCGCGTGGGTGATACCGTTAATCTGGAGTGCGATCTGATCGCCAAGTACGTTGACCGGCTGCTCGCCTGGCGCCGGGGGGAAGAAGCGGAAGCGGATGGCTCAAGGATCAATCAAGACTTTTTGCGTCAACACGGATTTGCCTAA
- a CDS encoding bifunctional 3,4-dihydroxy-2-butanone-4-phosphate synthase/GTP cyclohydrolase II: MFHTIEEAIEDLRRGKPIIVVDDEDRENEGDFVALAEKATPELVNFMITHGRGLVCVPITEERAQALNLKPMVEVNTDRQGTAFTVSIDEIRTTTGISAQERSATILAMLDERRGPQHFRRPGHIFPLIAKKGGVLRRAGHTEAAVDLARLAGGYPAGVICEIMNEDGSMARLPELVKVAERFDLKLISIEALIRYRMRTECLIKQEVAVELPSEYGQFKVCAYTNEVDDKEHLALIKGEITPQEPVLVRVHSECLTGDVFGSYRCDCGPQLHAALRQIEQAGKGVLLYMRQEGRGIGLVNKLRAYKLQEEGYDTVEANEKLGFPADLRDYGIGAQILRHLGVRKMLLMTNNPRKIRGLNGYGLEVVERVPIQVETHPQNERYLKTKHDKLGHLLSFTKE; the protein is encoded by the coding sequence ATGTTTCACACCATTGAAGAAGCAATCGAGGACTTGCGGCGCGGAAAGCCGATTATTGTCGTCGACGATGAAGACCGTGAAAACGAGGGCGATTTTGTCGCGTTGGCTGAAAAGGCCACTCCGGAATTGGTCAATTTTATGATTACCCATGGGCGGGGGCTGGTCTGCGTACCCATCACCGAGGAACGGGCACAGGCACTCAACCTGAAGCCGATGGTAGAAGTGAATACGGACCGGCAGGGTACCGCTTTTACCGTATCCATCGACGAAATCCGGACCACGACCGGGATCTCCGCGCAGGAACGGTCGGCGACCATTTTGGCGATGCTGGATGAACGCAGGGGACCGCAGCACTTTCGGCGTCCTGGCCACATCTTTCCGCTGATAGCCAAAAAAGGCGGCGTCCTGCGCCGGGCGGGACATACAGAGGCTGCTGTCGACCTGGCTCGGCTGGCCGGCGGCTATCCTGCAGGAGTGATATGCGAAATCATGAATGAAGACGGCAGCATGGCCCGGCTGCCGGAATTGGTCAAGGTAGCGGAACGGTTTGATCTGAAATTGATCTCCATCGAAGCGCTGATCCGTTATCGGATGCGCACGGAATGTCTGATCAAGCAGGAAGTGGCTGTGGAACTGCCCAGCGAGTACGGACAGTTTAAGGTGTGCGCCTACACCAACGAAGTAGACGATAAGGAGCATCTCGCCCTGATCAAAGGCGAGATTACCCCGCAAGAACCGGTATTGGTCCGCGTTCACTCCGAGTGTTTGACCGGCGACGTATTCGGCTCGTACCGCTGCGACTGTGGCCCGCAGCTTCATGCGGCTCTGCGGCAGATCGAACAAGCGGGAAAAGGTGTGCTGCTCTACATGCGGCAGGAAGGCAGAGGCATCGGGCTGGTCAACAAACTGCGGGCGTACAAGCTGCAGGAGGAGGGTTACGATACGGTGGAGGCCAATGAGAAGTTGGGCTTTCCCGCAGATCTGCGCGATTATGGGATCGGCGCACAAATCCTGCGTCACTTAGGGGTCAGAAAGATGCTGTTAATGACGAACAATCCGCGGAAGATTCGCGGCTTGAACGGATACGGGCTGGAAGTGGTTGAGCGGGTGCCGATTCAGGTGGAAACTCATCCGCAAAACGAACGTTATCTCAAGACTAAACACGACAAGCTGGGACATCTGCTCAGCTTTACCAAGGAGTGA
- the ribE gene encoding 6,7-dimethyl-8-ribityllumazine synthase — MRVYEGQLIGTGLSIGIVASRFNEFIVGKLVSGALDALKRHGVEEKHIELAWVPGAFEIPLIAKRMAESGRYDAIITLGAVIRGSTPHFDYVCNECAKGVASVGLASGVPTIFGVLTTDNIEQAIERAGTKAGNKGWEAATAAIEMANLNRQLTAEG, encoded by the coding sequence ATGCGTGTGTATGAAGGACAACTGATCGGAACGGGTCTCTCCATCGGGATCGTGGCCAGCCGTTTCAACGAATTCATCGTCGGCAAACTGGTCAGCGGCGCCCTTGATGCGTTGAAACGACACGGTGTGGAGGAGAAGCATATCGAACTTGCCTGGGTTCCGGGAGCTTTCGAGATTCCCCTGATCGCCAAACGAATGGCGGAGTCCGGCAGGTACGACGCGATCATTACATTAGGTGCCGTGATACGCGGCTCAACTCCGCATTTTGATTACGTGTGCAACGAATGTGCCAAAGGCGTGGCTTCTGTCGGCCTGGCTTCCGGTGTGCCGACGATCTTTGGCGTCTTGACAACCGACAACATCGAGCAGGCGATTGAGCGCGCCGGGACCAAAGCGGGGAACAAAGGGTGGGAAGCGGCAACAGCCGCAATCGAGATGGCGAACCTGAACAGACAACTTACCGCGGAAGGTTAA
- a CDS encoding TRAP transporter permease, which translates to MHEMLAMYDKESAYRTFRGPLLWISFGLLVLFALYQLVSIYFFTVPPQIHRPIHLAFGLGLIFLLYPARSKSDKSKIGIAGILLSIVAFLIPLYWVYDYEGLVMRTGRYTELDLVIGGIGILLVLEAARRVVGWPITIIAIIFLLYTYLGPYMPGFLEHSGKDLDRIIGHTFYTLEGMFGTPIAVSATFIYLFILFGAFLEKTGVGQYFNDLSLVIAGRRIGGPAKVAVFSSALQGTISGSSVANVVTSGAFTIPMMKRLGYRSEFAAAVEASSSTGGQIMPPIMGAAAFLMAEFLGISYWEVAKAAALPAILYFTGVWIMVHLEAKRLGLRGLTQDELPDKREVLKKLYLLLPIFVIIAVLAMDYSAERAAIIGIISCVVVGAFRKETRMSFADIVEALASGSRMALGVIAATACAGIIVGTITLTGIGLKLANGLIDLAGGSLIGTLFFTMIASLILGMGTPTTANYIITSTIAAPALIQLNVQELSAHMFTFYFGIVADITPPVCLAAFAAAGIAKSHPIKTGVESTRLAIAAFMAPYIFVLQPSLLLIDTTWYGAIVVMLTSVIGMIGAGAGLIGYWMAPLNPLERLLAVAGGILAIIPGSTTDLLGFALLAVIFALSVYKSKRNKSMPKEA; encoded by the coding sequence ATGCACGAGATGCTGGCCATGTACGACAAAGAGTCGGCTTACCGTACCTTCCGCGGCCCGCTCCTGTGGATCAGCTTCGGCCTACTCGTCCTGTTTGCGCTTTACCAATTGGTCAGCATCTACTTTTTTACCGTACCTCCGCAAATCCATCGCCCGATTCACCTGGCTTTTGGACTGGGACTGATTTTTCTCCTTTATCCGGCACGGAGCAAGAGCGACAAGAGCAAAATCGGCATCGCGGGCATCCTGCTCAGCATTGTCGCCTTTCTGATACCGCTTTACTGGGTGTACGATTACGAAGGGTTGGTCATGCGGACAGGCCGCTACACCGAGCTTGACCTGGTGATCGGAGGCATCGGCATCCTGCTGGTGCTGGAAGCGGCCCGGCGTGTCGTCGGCTGGCCGATTACCATTATCGCGATCATCTTTTTGCTTTACACCTACCTCGGGCCGTACATGCCCGGGTTTCTGGAGCACAGCGGCAAAGACCTCGACCGGATCATCGGGCACACCTTCTATACGCTGGAAGGGATGTTCGGTACGCCGATTGCGGTTTCCGCCACCTTTATCTACCTGTTTATCCTGTTCGGCGCCTTCCTGGAGAAGACGGGTGTCGGACAGTACTTCAACGATCTGTCACTGGTCATCGCGGGACGGCGGATCGGCGGACCGGCCAAAGTGGCTGTGTTCTCCAGCGCCCTGCAGGGGACGATCAGCGGCAGTTCAGTGGCCAATGTCGTCACTTCCGGCGCGTTTACGATTCCGATGATGAAACGGCTGGGCTACCGCAGCGAATTTGCCGCCGCCGTGGAGGCTTCTTCCTCAACCGGCGGTCAAATCATGCCGCCGATCATGGGCGCGGCCGCTTTCCTGATGGCGGAATTCCTCGGCATCAGCTATTGGGAAGTGGCGAAGGCGGCGGCACTGCCCGCGATCCTCTACTTTACCGGTGTCTGGATCATGGTCCACCTGGAAGCAAAACGGCTGGGGCTGCGCGGGCTGACACAGGATGAGCTGCCGGACAAGCGGGAAGTGCTGAAGAAGCTCTACCTGCTGCTGCCGATCTTCGTCATTATCGCCGTACTTGCGATGGACTACTCCGCCGAACGGGCGGCGATTATCGGGATTATCTCCTGCGTGGTCGTCGGCGCCTTTCGGAAGGAGACGCGGATGTCGTTTGCCGACATTGTGGAAGCGCTGGCATCCGGCTCCCGCATGGCGCTCGGCGTGATTGCGGCAACCGCCTGCGCCGGCATTATTGTCGGAACGATTACCCTGACCGGGATCGGGCTGAAGCTGGCCAACGGCTTGATTGACCTGGCCGGCGGCTCTTTGATCGGGACGCTCTTCTTCACCATGATTGCCTCGCTGATACTGGGCATGGGAACGCCGACCACCGCCAACTACATCATTACCTCCACGATCGCGGCGCCGGCGTTGATCCAGTTGAACGTGCAAGAACTGTCGGCCCACATGTTCACCTTTTACTTCGGGATCGTCGCCGACATCACGCCGCCCGTCTGTCTGGCGGCATTTGCGGCGGCGGGAATCGCCAAATCGCATCCGATCAAGACCGGAGTGGAATCGACCCGCCTGGCGATCGCTGCGTTTATGGCACCCTACATCTTCGTGCTGCAGCCAAGCTTGCTGCTGATCGATACCACCTGGTACGGGGCGATTGTGGTCATGCTCACCTCGGTGATCGGGATGATTGGCGCCGGTGCCGGCCTGATCGGCTACTGGATGGCGCCGCTCAACCCGCTGGAGCGCCTGCTCGCTGTGGCGGGCGGGATCCTCGCGATTATTCCCGGCAGTACGACCGACCTGCTCGGTTTTGCGCTGCTGGCCGTGATCTTCGCGCTTTCCGTCTACAAGTCCAAACGGAATAAAAGCATGCCGAAAGAAGCGTAG